A part of Indicator indicator isolate 239-I01 chromosome 15, UM_Iind_1.1, whole genome shotgun sequence genomic DNA contains:
- the PSMD6 gene encoding 26S proteasome non-ATPase regulatory subunit 6 isoform X2 encodes MPLENLEEEDMAPYYEALCKSLEWQIDTDLLNKMKKANEEELKRLDNELEDAEKILGESEIRDAMMAKAEYLCRIGDKEGALTAFRKTYDKTVALGHRLDIVFYLLRIGLFYMDNDLITRNIEKAKSLIEEGGDWDRRNRLKVYQGLYCVAIRDFKQAAELFLDTVSTFTSYELMDYKTFVTYTVYVSMIALDRPDLREKVIKGAEILEVLHSLPAVRQYLFSLYECRYAAFFQSLAIVEQEMKKDWLFAPHYRYYVREMRIHAYSQLLESYRSLTLGYMAEAFGVSVEFIDQELSRFIAAGRLHCKIDKVNEIVETNRPDSKNWQYQETIKKGDLLLNRVQKLSRVINM; translated from the exons ATGCCGCTGGAGAacctggaggagga agatATGGCTCCATATTATGAAGCACTCTGCAAGTCTCTGGAGTGGCAGATAGACACAGATCTGCTGAACAAAATGAAGAAAGCTAATGAGGAGGAATTGAAACGACTTGACAACGAGTTAGAGGATGCAGAAAAGATCTTGGGGGAGAGTGAAATCCGAGATGCAATGATGGCCAAAGCTGAGTACCTATGCAGGATTGGGGACAAG GAGGGAGCTTTGACTGCCTTCCGCAAGACTTACGACAAAACTGTGGCGCTGGGACATCGTCTGGATATTGTCTTCTATCTTCTGAGGATTGGCTTGTTTTATATGGATAATGACCTCATCACACGGAACATTGAGAAGGCAAAAAG TCTAATAGAAGAAGGAGGAGACTGGGACAGGAGAAATCGTCTCAAAGTGTACCAAGGCCTTTACTGTGTAGCAATTCGAGATTtcaagcaagcagcagagctcttcctTGATACAGTTTCAACGTTTACATCCTATGAACTCATGGATTACAAAACATTTGTAACATACACTGTCTATGTCAGCATGATTGCACTGGACAGGCCTGACCTTCGGGAAAAG gtTATTAAGGGAGCAGAGATTCTGGAAGTGTTGCACAGTTTGCCAGCTGTAAGGCAGTATCTCTTCTCTCTTTACGAGTGCCGTTACGCAGCCTTTTTCCAGTCATTAG ctaTTGTAGAGCAAGAGATGAAGAAAGATTGGCTGTTTGCACCTCACTATCGATACTACGTACGGGAAATGAGAATTCATGCATACAGCCAGCTCCTAGAGTCCTACCGGTCACTGACATTAGGTTACATGGCAGAGGCATTTGGAGTCAGTGTAGAATTCATAGATCA GGAGCTCTCAAGATTTATTGCAGCTGGGCGGTTGCACTGCAAAATAGACAAAGTCAACGAGATTGTAGAAACAAACAG GCCTGATAGCAAGAATTGGCAGTACCAAGAAACCATCAAGAAAGGAGATTTGCTGCTAAACAGAGTTCAGAAACTTTCCAGAGTAATTAatatgtaa
- the PSMD6 gene encoding 26S proteasome non-ATPase regulatory subunit 6 isoform X1 produces MPLENLEEEGLPKNPDLRIAQLRFLLSLRPRAPDPAARDELMAAVRLHNMAPYYEALCKSLEWQIDTDLLNKMKKANEEELKRLDNELEDAEKILGESEIRDAMMAKAEYLCRIGDKEGALTAFRKTYDKTVALGHRLDIVFYLLRIGLFYMDNDLITRNIEKAKSLIEEGGDWDRRNRLKVYQGLYCVAIRDFKQAAELFLDTVSTFTSYELMDYKTFVTYTVYVSMIALDRPDLREKVIKGAEILEVLHSLPAVRQYLFSLYECRYAAFFQSLAIVEQEMKKDWLFAPHYRYYVREMRIHAYSQLLESYRSLTLGYMAEAFGVSVEFIDQELSRFIAAGRLHCKIDKVNEIVETNRPDSKNWQYQETIKKGDLLLNRVQKLSRVINM; encoded by the exons ATGCCGCTGGAGAacctggaggaggaggggctGCCCAAGAACCCCGACCTCCGCATCGCCCAGCTCCgcttcctcctcagcctccGGCCCCGCGCACCCGACCCCGCCGCGCGCGACGAGCTGATGGCGGCCGTGCGGCTCCACA atATGGCTCCATATTATGAAGCACTCTGCAAGTCTCTGGAGTGGCAGATAGACACAGATCTGCTGAACAAAATGAAGAAAGCTAATGAGGAGGAATTGAAACGACTTGACAACGAGTTAGAGGATGCAGAAAAGATCTTGGGGGAGAGTGAAATCCGAGATGCAATGATGGCCAAAGCTGAGTACCTATGCAGGATTGGGGACAAG GAGGGAGCTTTGACTGCCTTCCGCAAGACTTACGACAAAACTGTGGCGCTGGGACATCGTCTGGATATTGTCTTCTATCTTCTGAGGATTGGCTTGTTTTATATGGATAATGACCTCATCACACGGAACATTGAGAAGGCAAAAAG TCTAATAGAAGAAGGAGGAGACTGGGACAGGAGAAATCGTCTCAAAGTGTACCAAGGCCTTTACTGTGTAGCAATTCGAGATTtcaagcaagcagcagagctcttcctTGATACAGTTTCAACGTTTACATCCTATGAACTCATGGATTACAAAACATTTGTAACATACACTGTCTATGTCAGCATGATTGCACTGGACAGGCCTGACCTTCGGGAAAAG gtTATTAAGGGAGCAGAGATTCTGGAAGTGTTGCACAGTTTGCCAGCTGTAAGGCAGTATCTCTTCTCTCTTTACGAGTGCCGTTACGCAGCCTTTTTCCAGTCATTAG ctaTTGTAGAGCAAGAGATGAAGAAAGATTGGCTGTTTGCACCTCACTATCGATACTACGTACGGGAAATGAGAATTCATGCATACAGCCAGCTCCTAGAGTCCTACCGGTCACTGACATTAGGTTACATGGCAGAGGCATTTGGAGTCAGTGTAGAATTCATAGATCA GGAGCTCTCAAGATTTATTGCAGCTGGGCGGTTGCACTGCAAAATAGACAAAGTCAACGAGATTGTAGAAACAAACAG GCCTGATAGCAAGAATTGGCAGTACCAAGAAACCATCAAGAAAGGAGATTTGCTGCTAAACAGAGTTCAGAAACTTTCCAGAGTAATTAatatgtaa